The following are encoded together in the Ictidomys tridecemlineatus isolate mIctTri1 chromosome X, mIctTri1.hap1, whole genome shotgun sequence genome:
- the LOC101977734 gene encoding RNA polymerase II subunit A C-terminal domain phosphatase SSU72, translated as MPSLPLQVAVVCSSNQNRSMEAHHILSKRGFNVRSFGTGSHVKLPGPAPNKPNVYDFRTTYDQMYNDLIKKDKDFYTKNGILHMLDRNKRIKPGPERFQNCKEPFDLILTCEERVYDQVVEELNSREQETCQPVHVVNVDIQDNYEEATLGAFLICELCQCIQHTDDMDDEIEELLQEFEEKSGKAFLHTVCFY; from the coding sequence ATGCCGTCCTTGCCGCTTCAGGTGGCGGTGGTCTGCTCTAGCAACCAGAATCGGAGCATGGAGGCACACCACATCCTCAGCAAGCGAGGTTTCAATGTCCGTTCCTTTGGAACAGGATCTCACGTGAAGCTTCCAGGTCCAGCACCCAACAAGCCAAATGTTTATGATTTCAGAACCACATATGATCAGATGTACAACGATCTTATTAAGAAAGACAAAGATTTCTATACGAAGAATGGCATTTTGCATATGTTGgacagaaataaaagaatcaagCCCGGTCCAGAAAGGTTCCAAAATTGTAAAGAGCCGTTCGATCTGATCCTCACTTGTGAAGAGCGAGTCTATGACCAGGTGGTAGAAGAGCTGAATTCCAGAGAGCAGGAGACCTGCCAACCCGTGCATGTGGTCAATGTGGATATACAAGACAACTATGAAGAGGCCACCCTCGGGGCATTCCTCATCTGTGAGCTCTGCCAGTGTATCCAGCACACTGATGACATGGATGATGAGATTGAAGAGCTGCTGCAGGAGTTCGAAGAGAAAAGCGGCAAGGCTTTTCTGCACACCGTCTGCTTCTACTGA